The window GGTCATACCTATCCCATTTTTGCAGGCTTCAGAGGCGGTAAGGCAGTTGCAACCTCAGCCGGAGTTTTACTTTGGTATGCACCACTTATGTTTATCATTATGATTATTGGATTCTTCATTAGCTTATACATAACAAAATATGTTTCATTGTCCTCCATGTTCGGCGGGCTTGTAGCATTGATTTATTCCATTATTGTACAGGATATACCACTGATTATCGTTGTGTCTATTCTGGTTTCATTTGTAGTCTATCGCCATAGAGCCAATATTAAACGAATCATTGATAAAACAGAACCAAAGGTAAAATGGCTTGGATAATGATTGAAAAGTAAGCATGAATTCATGCTTACTTTTTATTTTTCCAAAAATAGTCAATTTCCACTATAAATAAATCGAGTTTTTATGTTAAATAATTCATTTTATCTATTTGATAACCTAGTTATCATCTAGTATCATTATAGAAAAGTATCCGTTTTGACTTATTTTGACTTTATTCTACATAATTTTTATTCATACATTGTCAGTATTCGTCATACAATTTATTAATCGTTTTTGGAACGGGATTAATTCTTTAAAAAAGGATGCGATTGGACAATGATAAGGACGAATGAATTCCAAAGTGAATCTTTGACAATTGAAAACAATAAAACAGAGTTTAATCATGAGCATGTAGCAGATGTAAAGAAGCAGGCAGCTGAACTGGTACATGAAATACGCAATCCACTTACGACAATTAAAGGATTTCTTGAGCTCTTAAAACCTAGTTTTAGTGAGCTAGGCAAGGGAGAATATGCAGAGCTAGCGCTAGATGAATTGGACAGAGTCAATGATCTGATCAATCAATTTTTGAACGAGATGAAGCCAAGCCATGTTAAAAAGGAATACATGGCATTAAATCAGAACCTCTTACATCTTATTAAGTTATTTGAAAGTGAATCAAAGGATAAAAATATTAAACTCCTAACCCATTTTTCTGAGAAAGAAATCCATGTATACATGGATAAAAACAAATTAAAACAAGTACTCATTAACCTGATAAAAAATGCTATAGAAGCCATTGAAGAAGCCGATAATCCGGCCGGGTCTATTGATATTCAAACCGAAGCGGATGAACAGCACGCTTTTATTCATATCGTTGATAATGGCTGCGGAATGTCGAGTGAAACAATTAATCAGCTATTCAGACCATTTTATACAACCAAATCGATGGGTACAGGAATTGGTCTTTCAGTCTGCAAAAACATTATTAATCATTATCATGGCAATATCTCAATTAAAACCAATCAAAACACAGGTAGTAGGATTACGATTTCACTGCCGTTACACTAACATCCCCATCATAAAGCAAAAAAGAGTGTGAATATTTCTACACTCTCTTTCTTATTTCTTCAACCGTTCAAACAATTGCCAAGAAAATACGGTTGTTAAAAAATGTCCATATTTCAAAACGGAAATCAAGTAAAATTGATATAAAATAAGGATACAACAGAAATCAAGGGGAGGTAATGAATATGAAAAAAGAAGATAAAGATTATATCTTCTACACATCAATTGATACAACAGAAGAACAGGATGAATTTTTATTGGAGTTATTTTCCTGCTCTGATGATGACAAGATCGTACCTGAAACTACGATTCATAACTTTGATGAATTAATCACTTTTTTTGAAAATATGGAACAGGAACCTTCTTGTGAGCAAAATAGCTAATTCAAGTCAGGTTATACCACCAACTAGAGTTTAATTAACTGAAATTTACCATTGCCTAATACATCATTGATATAGTCCAGCTTAGTATGGTCAAAGTATATAGAATCTTTCTGATGAATTAATATATCAATATGCTCGAATGTATGTACCTGGTCTTCGGAAATAGGCTGCTCTTCCAGAGACAGCTTAAGACTCGGTCCGCCTCAACCAATACCCATTGAGAGTCGGACATACAGCTTTTCATGTATATCTTTTTGTTCCTTTGCAATCGCTTGATTTAACACTTCGAGGGCTGCTGCTGTTACTTTAAACAATTGAATCACAACTCCTTTACTATCAGTTGCAGTGGTTTTTAGCATAACTAGTCTATTATGGGGTTTTAATCCCTTCAATCCTACGGTAAAATATGGTTTAAGACTAGGTAGATTGAGGTGATGTTCCCCATTGCTGCAATTCACTCGACTGTTCCCAAGTAATCTTTATTTTATCCTACTTTTTATGGTAGCACTAATCAGTTTTCAACTTAATCATCTTACCGTTGAATTTTTTGTACTATTCACATTATTTATTATTGTTGCGTTTTTAAAGGAAAAACAAAGAGCTTTTGTATGGATGACAATTGCTTACTTCCTTGGCGAATTTCTTCATTTATATGCTAATCGCTTCCTAAACGAGATGGATTTACCAATACAAACTGTTTTTATCGTAGAAAAACTATTATTATTGTTTCCGATTTTCAGCATATTATATGTTAGCTATAAATTCAAACAAAATCGGTCCTTCATACTCATGAGAACATTTAGTAAAGAAGCTATTTCAGAATGGTACCGTTCAAGTCGAAGGAAAAGAAACTTCCTTCTATCGTTCACTATTTTAGCTCTACTTCTGTCATTTATTTCATTAGTTCAACAGTCTTTTTCCATTACTAAATTAGGTCATTTCCTTTTATTTGTATTAATAAGCAGTATTATAGAAGAAATTCTTTGGCGAGGACTATTGATGCAGGCTATGCATACCCTAACCAATAAATGGACTGCCGTGATTCTCTCGAGTATTTGCTATGGTTGTTCTTATCTGATGTATGGTTATTCTATCGGCATTTGTTTTGTATTCGCTTTATCGGGGGTTTTATACGCCTTGATGACCCTTTACTATAAGAATCTTATCCCCGCTTTTCTATGTCACTATTCCATTCTAAGCCTGGTGATTTTAGTGAAAATGATTCCATTTCCATTTTTATAGACAAATTTTTTTACCTATTTCCTTTTTCATGTTTTAATTAAGATTGTTTGCTACTATTTTTGGGGGCATTCAAGACAACTAGAGACGAAGGGGATGGGTTTCATGAATATTTCAGTAAGCAACGAAGCATTAGAATGGTATATGAATGAATTGGATTTAAAAGAAGGAGATTTTATTCGATTTTACGCCCGCTATGGTGGATCCAGTCAGATTCAAAAGGGCTTTTCATTAGGAATATCAACGGAATCACCGGATATTTTTGGCACAAAAGTAACAATAAACGGAATCACCTTTTATATTGAAGAAAAGGATTTATGGTATTTCGACGGACATAATTTGGAGATTGAATATAACTCTGTCCTAAAGGAGCCTGAATTTCGATTTAGTAAGTAAGCAGACGAAACATCTCGTCTGCTTTTTTCATAATGATTACGACTACCAAAGGTATTCTGTTAATCCTTCTTTTTCTAGAATTTCGATTTGCATTTGACCTAATAAATCAAAATGAGGATAGGAAGCCTTTCGCTTATCAATCCATTCAGCTTTTAACCCATATTGTTTTCCCCAATGAATCAGCTTTTCTATATCCTTACAGCCTACCTTTGTAACTGTTTTACATTCTGGGAAACGGCTGTCGAGCCAGTAATGTGTAAGAAAAGCAATTTCTCCCCTGTCAACCTTCCTTTTCCATTCAAGCAGTTCATGACGTTTTATTCCAAATGCCATTCCCCAGCCTCCCTTATTGCTATTTCTTTATTTCTTCGTATTTATTAAACCATTCAGGAAAAGCCTTTTTAAACTGAACTGGACGGAAATTGTCTTTTCTAACGATAATATGGGTAGTTTTCCCTTCAGCACAGACTTCATCATTCCCGTTAACAATCGAATATCCGTATACTGTTTTTAAACCATCATTTAGCTCCACCCATGTGTTGACAAAAGCACGTTCACCATACCGAATCGCCTTCTTGTATGTACAGTTCACATCATAAACGGGTGCATAATACCCTGATTCCTCCATTGCCAAATAGCTAAAACCAATATCTTCAATAAACTGAGTTCTGCCAAGTTCAAACCATTTCAAGTAATTTGCATGGTAAATCACCCCCATCATATCTGTATCTGCATATAAAAGCTGAATTTCTTTTGTGGAAACAAACATTTCTTCCTCTCCAATCAAATCTTTTTATTCTTTACGATAAGATACTATATTAACTTATTAAATGCGGCTTCGATATCTTCCCTTTCAATCACAACGGCTTCCTCCAGACGAGGAATGGTAGAGGAGCTCATTAACCGACGTGCTTGCGCCTGTATCGATTCATTCATTAAATTCGTTGCAAAGCGGCCATTCCCATCTACCTGATGATCCTTCAGTTCATGGAGAATCCATTGCTCCGCTTCCTCTGTTAATTGGAAATCATATTGCTGACCAAATAATTTCATAATCTGCAGCAATTCCTCATTCGTATAATCCTCAAAGAGTAGAAACTTTTTAAATCGGGATTGCAAGCCAGGGTTACTCTCTAATAGCAGCTTCATTTCATTTGGATAACCAGCCAAAATGACAACTAGATTTTCATTATGCTTTGTCATTTCGTCTACTAAAGTATCAATTACCTCTTTTCCAAAATCACCGCTTGACTGTCCAAGCAAAGAATAAGCCTCATCAATAAATAATACTCCACCAAGAGCATCTTTTATTTTCCGCTTTGTTTTGATCGCCGTTTGTCCTACATAACCAGCCACAAAATCAGCACGACTTGTCACAATAAGATGACCTCTTTTTAATAAGCCGCAATCTTTAAGTAACTCTGCATAAATTTTCGCAACAGTCGTTTTCCCTGTTCCTGGATTACCAGTAAAAACAGAATGAAGCTGAATTGGTACGATAGGTAAGCCATGTTCTCGCCTCATATTTTGCATCTTTACAAACGAAATAATGGATATAACCTCTGCTTTCACATTCTCTAAGCCAACTAATTCTGCTAATTTCCGTTCAGGGTCAGCCTGTAATTCTGAATCTGGCTGCGTAAAATCCTGTTTGTCTAATAATGAGAACTGTAGGATATCATCGTTTTCCTTGACGGGTTGACTGGCTCCTTTTTGAAAGATCGCATCAAGAATTAAATGCCGTACCGTCCTAGCATTGCCAAAAGAATTATCAACCTTTTCGTTTTCAATCCTTTCCTCTAGTGTACGTTTCGCCTCATCTGTAAGAATGTAATCATTATCAGAAGCCATCTTTTCGGCAATCTTGATTAATTCTTCATTGGAATAGTCAGGTAAAGCAATATGGTTGGACATTGGAAAACGGCTCCTTAAGCCAGGATTCGCATCCAAAAATTGCCTCATTTCATCCGGGTACCCCGCCAGAATAACGGCAAACTTTCCTCCATATTCTTTGCCAGTCATTAATGAAACAAGGGTATCAATGGCAGTTTGACCATAATCATTGCCCGATTGTCCTTCACGCTTTAGATTATATGCCTCATCAATAAACAGCACACCACCAAGGGCCTTTTCTACCGCCTTCCGTACATTTTCCTCAGTTTGTCCTACATAGGAGCCGACTAATTGAGAGCGCTCGACTTCTACAACCTCTTTACTGGGAAGAACATGGAGCTCATGATAAATTTTTGCAAATAAACGGGCAAGTGTCGTTTTCCCGGTCCCGGGATTTCCTGTCAAAATCATATTAAGACTTACTTCGTCCTTTGTCTGAAAACCCATTTCCTTACGGATTTTTTGGTATCGAAAAAATTGATAAAAATCATTTAGTTTCCGTTTAACTGTCTCAAGTCCAATCATACTGTTTAACTCATCCAAAGAACTAACGGACCCATCGTCATCACTTTCATCATTCAAAAACAAGCCAGACCATCGTTTTTTTATATCCTCAATAGCTGCTAGATGCTGTTTCATTTCTTCTAGATGCAAGGCGGTATGAAACGCACCTACTAGCGAATTTTCATATTCACTTGTTGCTTTTAGTAATGAAGCACTTTCTTCAATTACTTCTTCTAAAATCCCCTTCATTTTTTCATATAAGCTATGTATTTCGCCATTTGTTATATATGTAGCAGACTGGAGGAAATGATCCATTTTCTCTAACTCTTCCTCCGCAGTCGTTAAAAATTGCCCGCATACGTCTTTATAAATTGCGACTGTTTGCTTTTTCGCTTGACGATTATCCGTTTCACGGATAGGAGGAAAGGATAATCGATCTAATAAATGACTGCTTTTTTTCCATTCATATGATGCTAAAAACTCATGCGCTCTTGCATTTGTCGGGTTCAGCTCTTTAGCTTTATCCATCCAAGTCAAAACAACAGATTCTTTCTTACCCTTAGCAAATGCGGAGATAGCAAGAATAGTTAATAACTGAGAAGCAAGTATACGGTTATTATCTTCATTTACTTCCATATTTTGCAGACATTTAAGGATGTCCCCTTCTTTTTCAATAAAGCCGTTTACCTTAAGCTCCTTTTCCCAGTTTTGTGCCTTCTGAATAAGCTGCTCTTGCTCCTGCTGCTGCAGTCTTTCCATTTACATCACTTCTTTTTCTCAATATTTATTTCGTAAAAATAATCCTTTATATTCTAACATATTTTTATATGGGAATAGTCGGTAGGTGTTTGAACAGGGGGTATTTTTTGCTAGACCCCTTGAAGAGCAGTCGCTCTTTCAAGGGAATTAGATTAAGTCCAATCACATTGTGAATGCTAGCGGGTAGAATTCTCATCTTTAATTTCTGAACGCATCGCATCAATACTTTCA of the Bacillus tuaregi genome contains:
- the plsY gene encoding glycerol-3-phosphate 1-O-acyltransferase PlsY; its protein translation is MFEYAIIVILAYLLGSIPSGLIIGKKFFGVDIRQHGSGNLGGTNTFRVLGVKAGLTVTIADILKGTLAAALPFFFQSEMHYLLAGIFAVIGHTYPIFAGFRGGKAVATSAGVLLWYAPLMFIIMIIGFFISLYITKYVSLSSMFGGLVALIYSIIVQDIPLIIVVSILVSFVVYRHRANIKRIIDKTEPKVKWLG
- a CDS encoding sensor histidine kinase translates to MIRTNEFQSESLTIENNKTEFNHEHVADVKKQAAELVHEIRNPLTTIKGFLELLKPSFSELGKGEYAELALDELDRVNDLINQFLNEMKPSHVKKEYMALNQNLLHLIKLFESESKDKNIKLLTHFSEKEIHVYMDKNKLKQVLINLIKNAIEAIEEADNPAGSIDIQTEADEQHAFIHIVDNGCGMSSETINQLFRPFYTTKSMGTGIGLSVCKNIINHYHGNISIKTNQNTGSRITISLPLH
- a CDS encoding CPBP family intramembrane glutamic endopeptidase, whose translation is MLQFTRLFPSNLYFILLFMVALISFQLNHLTVEFFVLFTLFIIVAFLKEKQRAFVWMTIAYFLGEFLHLYANRFLNEMDLPIQTVFIVEKLLLLFPIFSILYVSYKFKQNRSFILMRTFSKEAISEWYRSSRRKRNFLLSFTILALLLSFISLVQQSFSITKLGHFLLFVLISSIIEEILWRGLLMQAMHTLTNKWTAVILSSICYGCSYLMYGYSIGICFVFALSGVLYALMTLYYKNLIPAFLCHYSILSLVILVKMIPFPFL
- a CDS encoding HesB/YadR/YfhF family protein; the protein is MNISVSNEALEWYMNELDLKEGDFIRFYARYGGSSQIQKGFSLGISTESPDIFGTKVTINGITFYIEEKDLWYFDGHNLEIEYNSVLKEPEFRFSK
- a CDS encoding acyl-CoA thioesterase, yielding MFVSTKEIQLLYADTDMMGVIYHANYLKWFELGRTQFIEDIGFSYLAMEESGYYAPVYDVNCTYKKAIRYGERAFVNTWVELNDGLKTVYGYSIVNGNDEVCAEGKTTHIIVRKDNFRPVQFKKAFPEWFNKYEEIKK
- a CDS encoding AAA family ATPase, with protein sequence MERLQQQEQEQLIQKAQNWEKELKVNGFIEKEGDILKCLQNMEVNEDNNRILASQLLTILAISAFAKGKKESVVLTWMDKAKELNPTNARAHEFLASYEWKKSSHLLDRLSFPPIRETDNRQAKKQTVAIYKDVCGQFLTTAEEELEKMDHFLQSATYITNGEIHSLYEKMKGILEEVIEESASLLKATSEYENSLVGAFHTALHLEEMKQHLAAIEDIKKRWSGLFLNDESDDDGSVSSLDELNSMIGLETVKRKLNDFYQFFRYQKIRKEMGFQTKDEVSLNMILTGNPGTGKTTLARLFAKIYHELHVLPSKEVVEVERSQLVGSYVGQTEENVRKAVEKALGGVLFIDEAYNLKREGQSGNDYGQTAIDTLVSLMTGKEYGGKFAVILAGYPDEMRQFLDANPGLRSRFPMSNHIALPDYSNEELIKIAEKMASDNDYILTDEAKRTLEERIENEKVDNSFGNARTVRHLILDAIFQKGASQPVKENDDILQFSLLDKQDFTQPDSELQADPERKLAELVGLENVKAEVISIISFVKMQNMRREHGLPIVPIQLHSVFTGNPGTGKTTVAKIYAELLKDCGLLKRGHLIVTSRADFVAGYVGQTAIKTKRKIKDALGGVLFIDEAYSLLGQSSGDFGKEVIDTLVDEMTKHNENLVVILAGYPNEMKLLLESNPGLQSRFKKFLLFEDYTNEELLQIMKLFGQQYDFQLTEEAEQWILHELKDHQVDGNGRFATNLMNESIQAQARRLMSSSTIPRLEEAVVIEREDIEAAFNKLI